One window from the genome of Bradyrhizobium xenonodulans encodes:
- the cpaB gene encoding Flp pilus assembly protein CpaB, whose protein sequence is MNTARIVVLVIALGAGGVAAYLASGFDNKPAPVLPVAEKLPTVEVLVAKNDIQLGQAVKPEDLQWQTWPAATASNAFIRRDNRPEAQTQIAGSIARVPLMQGEPIREQKLVKAEGSGFMAAILPSGMRAVSTEISAETGAGGFILPNDRVDIVLTRRLKNPDANGPTGGNDLILSEVILTNIRVLAIDQAPKEKDGQNAVVGKTVTLELKPDQVATLSAARQGGTLTLALRSIVDANAVDLKLDDQTAKRSGGVNVIRYGVQAQQLTSQK, encoded by the coding sequence ATGAACACCGCACGCATTGTCGTTCTCGTCATCGCGCTGGGCGCCGGCGGCGTCGCTGCGTATCTGGCGAGCGGCTTCGACAACAAGCCCGCGCCCGTTCTTCCCGTCGCCGAAAAGCTGCCGACGGTCGAGGTGCTGGTCGCGAAGAACGACATCCAGCTCGGCCAGGCCGTCAAGCCCGAGGATCTGCAATGGCAGACCTGGCCGGCGGCGACCGCAAGCAACGCCTTCATCCGCCGCGACAACAGGCCCGAGGCGCAGACCCAGATCGCAGGCTCGATCGCGCGCGTGCCGCTGATGCAGGGCGAGCCGATCCGCGAGCAGAAGCTGGTCAAGGCCGAAGGCTCCGGCTTCATGGCCGCGATCCTGCCCTCCGGCATGCGGGCCGTTTCCACCGAGATTTCCGCCGAGACCGGCGCCGGCGGCTTCATCCTGCCGAACGACCGCGTCGACATCGTGCTGACGCGCCGCCTGAAGAATCCCGACGCCAACGGCCCGACCGGCGGCAACGACCTGATCCTGTCCGAGGTCATCCTGACCAATATCCGCGTGCTCGCGATCGACCAGGCGCCGAAGGAAAAGGACGGCCAGAACGCCGTCGTCGGCAAGACCGTCACGCTCGAGCTCAAGCCCGACCAGGTCGCCACGCTCTCGGCCGCGCGCCAGGGCGGCACGCTGACGCTCGCGCTCCGGAGCATCGTCGATGCCAACGCGGTCGATCTCAAGCTCGACGACCAGACAGCCAAGCGTTCCGGCGGCGTGAACGTGATCCGCTACGGCGTGCAGGCACAGCAACTGACGTCACAGAAGTGA
- a CDS encoding type II and III secretion system protein family protein: protein MNFGDDRTGMRIRGKRAYSFWAGVLMLGLVAAPDLVSAADAPVGDQAPMQASDLDISPVSTIAPARTRSLSLGVGKSVVIDLPREVKDVLVADPKVANAVIRSAQRAYIIGGQVGQTNIVFFTADGQQVASYDIAVKRDLNGMRTALRQSLPGVQIEGIGDSVMLTGSVSSPVEAQQAGDVAAKLVGGSDKVVNNIVVRGRDQVMLKVVVGEVRRDIVKQLGVDLSASLNAGTAVVNFNNSNPFSVSGGPIVGSNGLGVAGLAKGVATVSATMRAMESAGVMRTLAEPSLTAISGESATFIAGGEFPIPAGYSCDPVTHVCTTQVTYKKFGISLNFTPVVLSEGRISLRVMTEVSELSNTNAITLTQAVSSTSSNSITIPSVQTRRAETTLEIPSGGSMAMAGLIQQKTKQAINGLPGVDQVPIIGALFRSQDFVNNETELMVIVTPYVVRAVAQKELSRPDDGFAPASDAQSALLGRMNRLYGIARRVDPIDGTRGDFGFIID from the coding sequence ATGAACTTTGGGGATGATCGCACGGGCATGCGCATTCGGGGGAAGCGCGCATACTCGTTCTGGGCAGGGGTATTGATGCTTGGGCTGGTTGCAGCCCCCGATCTCGTTAGCGCCGCGGATGCGCCGGTCGGCGACCAGGCGCCGATGCAGGCATCGGATCTCGACATATCGCCGGTTTCGACCATCGCGCCGGCCCGCACCCGCTCGCTGTCGCTCGGCGTCGGCAAGTCCGTCGTCATCGACCTGCCGCGCGAGGTCAAGGATGTGCTGGTGGCCGATCCCAAGGTCGCCAACGCCGTGATCCGTTCGGCGCAGCGCGCCTATATCATTGGCGGTCAGGTCGGCCAGACCAATATCGTTTTCTTCACTGCCGACGGCCAGCAGGTCGCCTCCTACGACATCGCGGTGAAGCGCGACCTCAACGGCATGCGTACGGCGCTGCGCCAGTCGCTGCCGGGCGTGCAGATCGAAGGCATCGGCGACAGCGTGATGCTGACCGGCTCGGTGTCGAGCCCGGTCGAGGCCCAGCAGGCCGGCGACGTCGCCGCGAAACTCGTCGGCGGCTCGGACAAGGTCGTCAACAACATCGTCGTGCGCGGCCGCGATCAGGTGATGCTCAAGGTCGTCGTCGGCGAAGTCAGGCGCGACATCGTCAAGCAGCTGGGCGTCGACCTCAGCGCCAGCCTCAATGCCGGCACCGCGGTGGTGAATTTCAACAACTCCAATCCGTTCTCGGTCAGCGGCGGCCCGATCGTCGGCAGCAACGGGCTCGGCGTGGCCGGTCTCGCCAAGGGCGTCGCCACCGTCAGCGCGACGATGCGCGCGATGGAAAGCGCCGGCGTGATGCGCACTTTGGCCGAGCCGAGCCTGACCGCGATCTCCGGCGAATCCGCCACCTTCATCGCCGGCGGCGAATTCCCGATCCCCGCAGGCTATTCCTGTGACCCGGTCACTCACGTCTGTACCACCCAGGTCACCTACAAGAAGTTCGGCATCTCCCTGAACTTCACCCCGGTCGTGCTCAGCGAAGGCCGCATCAGCCTGCGCGTGATGACCGAAGTCTCGGAGCTGTCGAATACGAACGCGATCACGCTGACGCAGGCGGTGTCCTCGACCTCGAGCAACTCGATCACCATTCCCTCGGTCCAGACCCGCCGCGCCGAGACCACGCTGGAAATTCCCTCCGGCGGCTCGATGGCGATGGCCGGCCTGATCCAGCAGAAAACCAAGCAGGCGATCAACGGCCTGCCCGGCGTCGACCAGGTGCCGATCATCGGCGCGCTGTTCCGCAGCCAGGACTTCGTCAACAACGAGACCGAGCTGATGGTGATCGTGACGCCCTATGTGGTGCGCGCGGTTGCCCAGAAGGAATTGTCGCGGCCCGACGACGGCTTCGCGCCGGCCTCGGACGCGCAGTCGGCGCTGCTCGGCCGCATGAATCGCCTCTACGGCATCGCGCGCCGTGTCGACCCGATCGACGGGACGCGCGGCGATTTCGGCTTCATCATCGACTGA
- the coaA gene encoding type I pantothenate kinase, whose amino-acid sequence MDIRAPEQQYNPYRVYTREQWARLRDDTPMTLEPGEFDRLRSLHDRLDLKEVEDIYLPLSRLLSIYVDAMQRLYYAERQFLDIRDRKVPYIIGVAGSVAVGKSTTARVLQALLARWSPRPKVELITTDGFLYPNAVLERQGIMQKKGFPESYDLPLLLGFLSDIKSGRRHVRAPVYSHLTYDIVPNQWAEIDQPDILIVEGVNVLQTGKLPRDGKAVPVVSDFFDFSVYIDADEAALRQWYIKRFLALRDTAFTNPKSYFNRYALLSDEEATATAIAIWERTNLANLEDNILPTRPRATLILKKGADHTVASVALRRL is encoded by the coding sequence ATGGATATCCGCGCACCCGAGCAGCAGTATAATCCGTACCGCGTTTATACGCGCGAGCAGTGGGCGCGCCTGCGTGACGACACGCCGATGACGCTGGAGCCGGGTGAATTCGACCGGCTGCGTTCGCTGCACGATCGCCTCGATCTCAAGGAAGTCGAGGACATTTATCTGCCGCTGTCGCGCCTGCTCTCGATCTATGTCGATGCGATGCAGCGGCTGTATTATGCGGAACGCCAGTTCCTTGACATCCGCGACCGCAAGGTGCCCTACATCATCGGCGTCGCCGGCTCGGTCGCGGTCGGGAAATCCACCACCGCCCGCGTGCTCCAGGCGTTGCTGGCGCGCTGGTCGCCGCGGCCGAAGGTCGAGCTGATCACCACCGACGGATTTCTGTATCCCAATGCCGTGCTCGAGCGGCAGGGCATCATGCAGAAGAAGGGTTTTCCCGAAAGCTACGACCTGCCGCTGCTGCTCGGCTTCCTCTCCGATATCAAGTCCGGCCGCCGCCATGTGCGCGCACCGGTCTATTCGCATTTGACCTATGACATCGTGCCGAACCAGTGGGCCGAGATCGACCAGCCCGACATCCTGATCGTCGAGGGCGTCAACGTTCTGCAAACCGGCAAGCTGCCGCGCGACGGCAAGGCGGTGCCCGTCGTCTCCGACTTCTTCGATTTCTCGGTCTATATCGATGCCGACGAGGCGGCACTGCGGCAATGGTACATCAAGCGGTTCCTGGCGCTGCGCGACACCGCGTTCACCAATCCAAAATCCTACTTCAACCGCTATGCGCTGTTGTCGGACGAGGAAGCCACCGCCACGGCGATCGCGATCTGGGAACGCACCAACCTCGCCAATCTCGAGGACAACATCCTGCCAACCCGTCCCCGCGCGACGCTGATCCTGAAGAAGGGCGCGGACCATACGGTGGCGAGCGTGGCGCTGCGAAGGCTGTAA
- a CDS encoding histidine phosphatase family protein has protein sequence MNVLCRLAAIVLLCGFTQAAAADTPDLIASLTQGGYVLVFRHTATDDSQKDVYPFKFDDMSAQRQLSEKGRDMARRIGTAVKELAIPVGDAYSSRLNRAIEAGRLISGQEVKPVDALTDSSNASASGMANPTGANAKAGQAVRQLVDSPPKAGTNNFLITHKTNIADAFGKEAGDVQEGEAFVYRASGSGPASFAGRIKPADWIAKAGK, from the coding sequence ATGAACGTGCTTTGCCGCCTCGCCGCCATTGTCCTTCTCTGTGGGTTCACCCAAGCCGCCGCAGCCGATACGCCGGACCTGATCGCCTCGCTCACGCAAGGCGGCTACGTCCTGGTGTTTCGGCACACCGCGACCGACGACAGCCAAAAGGATGTCTACCCCTTCAAGTTCGACGACATGAGCGCCCAGCGTCAGCTCAGTGAAAAAGGCAGGGACATGGCGCGCCGGATCGGGACCGCGGTCAAGGAACTCGCGATCCCGGTCGGTGATGCCTACAGCAGCCGGCTGAACCGCGCGATCGAGGCCGGCAGGCTGATCTCCGGCCAGGAGGTCAAGCCGGTCGATGCGCTGACGGACAGCAGCAATGCCAGCGCGTCGGGAATGGCAAACCCGACCGGCGCAAATGCAAAGGCCGGGCAGGCCGTGCGTCAGCTCGTCGATTCGCCTCCGAAAGCCGGCACCAACAATTTCCTGATCACCCACAAGACGAACATCGCCGATGCTTTTGGCAAGGAGGCCGGTGACGTGCAGGAAGGCGAGGCCTTCGTTTACCGGGCCAGCGGTTCCGGCCCGGCCAGCTTTGCGGGGCGCATCAAGCCTGCGGATTGGATTGCCAAGGCCGGCAAGTGA
- a CDS encoding ATP-binding protein: MGRTFRIKVRMRRFRRQHPRIAFAIRSFMIFSATFGGAYGFVSGSRSENSGYDPNTFAIGASFLFALACLGLATLSMRLRFVNKRLRALAAHNEALIDRNWELKEAEERARSLFEQQGDLIVLRDHQGRITFANEAYCALAAQKRTALVGTRFDFDVLEQGDSARESNGTRIHDQRITTPLGARWIAWREGYVRLDAGQPAELQSVGRDVTDRTETERALSDARDQADAANRAKSRFLAMASHEIRTPLNGIIGMGGLLLDTTLTPEQTTYARAVKTSGEALMALIEELLDYSKIEAGKLDLEQRPFPLSTLVEEITELLAPRAQAKTLEIAAYVDERLPLEVVGDVARLRQVLLNLAGNAIKFTATGGVALIVEPGIWPNEISFLVRDTGIGIAPEAQTRIFREFEQADERIARTYGGTGLGLPISERIVKRMGGRITLTSEPGKGSTFEVAIPLAPSQTDAGQTAFPSPDLTGKSILLIADGIEASLIARRLERWGGQTCLVSDASVAEALLPERSWHAVLVDRAIGPAIADHVGDVARAHAAQRLVLLTSSSRHEKLSAAFTGFLVKPLRAASLAARLALTPEVASPELAPEPPAETASATPAKGLSILVAEDNEINALLMRSLLTKLGHRVVIAVHGEAALESWLAASSAGTPYDLVLMDIQMPQLDGIETTKRIRAHEAATDGHHTPILALTANTLVEDRYACFEAGMNGFLIKPLDRDKLEEAVAGLAASRHPAI; encoded by the coding sequence ATGGGTCGGACGTTCCGGATCAAGGTGCGCATGCGCCGCTTCAGGCGGCAGCATCCCCGCATCGCCTTCGCGATCCGCTCCTTCATGATCTTCTCGGCCACATTCGGCGGCGCCTACGGGTTCGTCTCCGGCAGCCGGTCCGAAAATTCCGGTTACGATCCCAACACCTTTGCGATCGGCGCGAGCTTCCTGTTCGCCCTCGCCTGCCTCGGCCTCGCCACGCTCAGCATGCGGCTGCGCTTCGTCAACAAGCGCCTGCGCGCGCTGGCCGCTCACAACGAGGCGCTGATCGACCGCAACTGGGAACTGAAGGAAGCGGAAGAGCGCGCCCGCAGCCTGTTCGAGCAGCAGGGCGATCTGATCGTACTGCGTGACCATCAGGGCCGCATCACCTTTGCCAACGAGGCCTATTGCGCGCTCGCAGCACAAAAGCGTACTGCGCTGGTCGGCACGCGGTTCGACTTCGACGTGCTGGAGCAGGGCGACAGCGCCCGCGAAAGCAACGGCACGCGCATTCACGACCAGAGGATCACAACTCCGCTCGGCGCGCGCTGGATCGCCTGGCGCGAGGGTTATGTCCGACTCGATGCCGGCCAGCCCGCGGAGCTGCAGAGCGTCGGACGGGACGTCACCGACCGCACCGAGACCGAACGCGCGCTGTCGGACGCGCGCGACCAGGCCGACGCCGCCAACCGCGCCAAGTCGCGCTTCCTGGCGATGGCCTCGCACGAGATCCGCACGCCGCTCAACGGCATCATCGGCATGGGCGGCCTGTTGCTCGACACCACGCTGACACCGGAACAGACGACCTATGCGCGGGCGGTGAAGACCTCCGGCGAAGCACTGATGGCGCTGATCGAGGAGCTGCTCGACTATTCCAAGATCGAGGCCGGCAAGCTCGATCTCGAGCAGCGTCCTTTCCCGCTCTCCACCCTGGTCGAAGAGATCACCGAGCTGCTCGCACCGCGCGCGCAGGCGAAGACGCTCGAGATCGCAGCCTATGTCGACGAGCGCCTGCCGCTCGAGGTCGTCGGCGATGTCGCCCGGTTGCGCCAGGTGCTGCTCAACCTCGCCGGCAACGCCATCAAGTTCACCGCGACCGGCGGCGTCGCGCTGATCGTCGAACCCGGTATCTGGCCGAACGAGATCAGCTTCCTGGTGCGCGACACCGGCATCGGCATCGCGCCCGAAGCGCAGACGCGTATCTTCCGTGAGTTCGAGCAGGCCGACGAGCGGATCGCACGCACCTATGGCGGCACCGGGCTCGGCCTTCCCATCAGCGAACGCATCGTCAAGCGCATGGGCGGCCGTATCACCCTTACGAGCGAGCCGGGCAAGGGTTCGACCTTCGAGGTCGCGATCCCGCTCGCGCCATCGCAAACCGACGCGGGACAGACGGCGTTCCCGAGCCCTGACCTCACCGGCAAGTCGATCCTCTTGATCGCCGACGGCATCGAGGCCTCGCTGATTGCGCGGCGGCTGGAGCGCTGGGGCGGCCAGACCTGCCTGGTCTCGGATGCTTCGGTCGCCGAGGCGCTGCTGCCGGAGCGCTCCTGGCATGCGGTGCTGGTCGACCGCGCGATCGGTCCTGCGATTGCAGATCATGTTGGCGACGTCGCGCGCGCGCATGCGGCGCAGCGGCTGGTGCTGCTGACGTCGAGCTCGCGCCATGAAAAACTCTCCGCGGCCTTCACCGGCTTTCTGGTCAAGCCGCTGCGTGCGGCTTCGCTCGCCGCCCGTCTGGCGCTGACGCCGGAGGTGGCCTCGCCCGAGCTCGCGCCGGAGCCGCCGGCTGAAACCGCGAGCGCAACACCGGCGAAAGGCCTGTCGATCCTCGTCGCCGAGGATAACGAGATCAACGCGCTGTTGATGCGCTCGCTGCTGACAAAACTCGGCCATCGCGTCGTCATCGCCGTCCATGGCGAGGCCGCGCTGGAATCCTGGCTCGCCGCGTCGTCCGCCGGCACGCCCTACGATCTCGTGCTGATGGACATCCAGATGCCGCAACTCGACGGCATCGAGACGACAAAACGCATCCGCGCCCATGAGGCCGCCACCGACGGCCACCACACGCCGATCCTGGCGCTCACCGCCAACACGCTGGTGGAGGATCGCTATGCCTGCTTCGAGGCAGGCATGAACGGATTTCTGATCAAGCCGCTCGATCGCGACAAGCTGGAAGAGGCGGTTGCCGGGCTGGCGGCCTCACGGCATCCGGCGATCTGA
- a CDS encoding YifB family Mg chelatase-like AAA ATPase, with amino-acid sequence MVQRVSTVAFEGIEARAVDVQVQVAPGLPAFAIVGLPDKAVSEARERVRSALIASGLALPARRIIVNLAPADLPKEGSHYDLPIALGLMAAIGAIPPDALTGFTVLGELGLDGSIAPVAGVLPAAIGANVREEGLICPASCGSEAAWASPDIQIIAAQSLIQIANHFKGTQVLSRPSPRVHEAAASTLDLRDIKGQESAKRALEIAAAGGHHLLMIGAPGAGKSMLAARLPSILPPLSPGELLEVSMIASVAGEIEGGALTARRPFRSPHHSASMAALTGGGMRAKPGEISLAHQGVLFLDELPEFDPRVLDSLRQPLENGEVAVSRANHRVTYPARFMLVAAMNPCRCGNAFEPGYACKRGRIDRCTGDYQARISGPLMDRIDLRIEVPAVTAADLILPPPAEGSAEVAARVAAARDIQLARYADAGLPNVRTNAEAPASVLENIAKPDAQGQKLLRDAAETMRLSARGYHRVLRVARTLADLDNADKIGRLHLAEALSYRALAEDVRQLA; translated from the coding sequence ATGGTTCAGCGGGTTTCTACCGTCGCCTTTGAGGGGATCGAGGCCCGCGCGGTCGACGTGCAGGTGCAGGTCGCACCGGGCCTGCCGGCCTTTGCCATCGTCGGCCTGCCGGACAAGGCGGTGTCGGAGGCCCGCGAGCGGGTCCGCTCGGCGCTGATTGCCTCAGGGCTGGCGCTGCCGGCGCGGCGGATCATCGTCAATCTCGCGCCCGCCGACCTCCCGAAGGAAGGCAGCCATTACGATCTGCCGATCGCACTTGGGCTGATGGCCGCAATCGGTGCGATCCCGCCGGATGCGCTGACAGGCTTTACCGTGCTTGGCGAGCTCGGCCTCGACGGCTCGATCGCGCCTGTCGCCGGCGTTCTTCCCGCCGCGATCGGCGCCAATGTGCGCGAGGAAGGTCTGATCTGCCCGGCCTCCTGCGGCTCGGAAGCGGCATGGGCGAGCCCTGACATCCAGATCATCGCTGCACAGTCGCTGATCCAGATTGCCAATCATTTCAAGGGCACGCAGGTGCTGTCGCGGCCCTCGCCGCGCGTGCACGAGGCCGCTGCCTCCACGCTCGATCTGCGCGACATCAAGGGCCAGGAGAGCGCCAAGCGCGCGCTGGAGATCGCGGCTGCCGGCGGGCATCATCTCCTGATGATCGGTGCACCCGGCGCCGGCAAGTCGATGCTGGCGGCACGCCTGCCCTCGATCCTGCCGCCGCTGTCGCCGGGTGAATTGCTCGAAGTCTCCATGATTGCCTCCGTCGCCGGCGAGATCGAAGGCGGAGCGCTGACCGCGCGGCGTCCGTTCCGTTCGCCGCATCACTCAGCCAGCATGGCCGCGCTCACCGGCGGCGGCATGCGGGCAAAGCCCGGCGAGATCTCGCTCGCGCATCAGGGCGTGCTGTTTCTCGACGAGCTGCCGGAGTTCGATCCGCGCGTGCTGGATTCGCTACGGCAACCGCTGGAGAACGGCGAGGTCGCGGTGTCCCGTGCCAATCACCGCGTCACTTATCCGGCGCGCTTCATGCTCGTCGCGGCGATGAATCCCTGCCGCTGCGGCAACGCGTTCGAGCCCGGTTATGCCTGCAAGCGCGGCCGTATCGATCGCTGCACCGGCGACTACCAGGCGCGCATCTCCGGCCCGCTGATGGATCGCATCGATCTACGCATCGAAGTGCCGGCGGTGACCGCGGCCGACCTGATCCTGCCGCCGCCGGCCGAAGGCTCTGCGGAGGTCGCCGCGCGCGTGGCGGCGGCACGCGACATCCAGCTCGCGCGCTATGCGGATGCGGGACTGCCCAACGTCCGCACCAATGCCGAAGCCCCCGCCTCGGTGCTGGAGAACATCGCCAAGCCGGATGCGCAGGGGCAGAAACTGCTGCGCGACGCCGCGGAGACCATGCGGCTGTCGGCGCGCGGCTATCACCGCGTGCTGCGGGTGGCGCGCACACTCGCCGACCTGGATAACGCCGACAAGATCGGCCGTCTGCATCTTGCCGAAGCGCTGTCCTATCGCGCACTCGCGGAGGATGTGCGCCAACTGGCCTGA
- a CDS encoding AAA family ATPase gives MTAIHDEEADDPRHPEEHIAPVPRISVQAFCETEQTLKAVTAAGEDRRLAKAHLTAKDGGLAAAIEVYETMPTPNVIVIESDGTRDILEGLDDLAGVCDPGTRVVVIGNPNDTAPYRELVRRGVNDYVVGPVETLDVVRSICSLFSASEAIITGRVIAVVGAKGGVGASTVAHNVAWTIARDLALDSVVIDLDLAFGTAGLDYNQDPVQGIANAVLSQDRPDTALMERLLSKCTERLSLLAAPATLDRVYDFGAEAFDAIFDTLRMTTPCIVLDVPHQWSGWTRRALVNADDIVIVAEPDLANLRNTKNMLSVLKAARPNDRPPLYCINQVGMHKRAEIDVKSFAKTMESQPIAAIPFDSKLFSTAANNGQMIAEVSKSHRTTLLFQDMANRLAGRGEVKKPSRSLFGPLLKKLKGRTGRGSAPHRKAS, from the coding sequence ATGACAGCCATCCACGACGAAGAAGCGGACGATCCGCGACACCCCGAGGAACACATTGCGCCGGTTCCCCGGATCTCGGTGCAGGCCTTTTGCGAGACCGAACAGACGCTCAAAGCGGTGACCGCGGCCGGCGAGGATCGCCGTCTCGCCAAGGCGCATCTCACCGCCAAGGACGGCGGCCTTGCCGCGGCCATCGAAGTCTATGAGACGATGCCGACGCCGAACGTCATCGTGATCGAATCCGACGGCACGCGCGACATTCTCGAGGGCCTCGACGACCTCGCCGGCGTCTGCGATCCCGGCACCCGCGTGGTCGTGATCGGCAATCCCAACGACACTGCGCCCTATCGCGAGCTAGTGCGCCGCGGCGTCAACGACTACGTGGTCGGACCGGTCGAAACGCTCGACGTGGTCCGCTCGATCTGCAGCCTGTTCTCGGCCTCCGAGGCCATCATCACCGGCCGCGTCATCGCGGTGGTCGGCGCCAAGGGCGGCGTCGGTGCGTCCACCGTCGCACACAATGTCGCCTGGACCATCGCGCGCGACCTCGCGCTCGATTCCGTCGTGATCGATCTCGACCTCGCCTTCGGCACCGCGGGCCTCGACTACAACCAGGACCCGGTGCAGGGCATCGCCAACGCGGTGCTGTCGCAGGACCGCCCCGACACGGCGCTAATGGAGCGCCTGCTGTCCAAATGCACCGAGCGCCTCAGCCTGCTTGCTGCGCCTGCCACCCTTGACCGCGTCTACGATTTCGGCGCCGAAGCTTTCGACGCGATCTTCGACACGCTGCGCATGACCACGCCCTGCATCGTGCTCGACGTTCCCCATCAATGGTCGGGCTGGACGCGCCGCGCGCTGGTCAACGCCGACGACATCGTGATCGTGGCCGAGCCGGATCTTGCGAACCTGCGCAACACCAAGAACATGCTCAGCGTGCTGAAGGCGGCGCGGCCCAACGACCGGCCGCCGCTCTATTGCATCAACCAGGTCGGCATGCACAAGCGGGCGGAGATCGACGTCAAGTCGTTCGCCAAGACGATGGAAAGCCAGCCGATCGCGGCGATCCCGTTCGACTCGAAGCTGTTCTCGACTGCGGCCAACAACGGCCAGATGATTGCGGAGGTCTCCAAGAGCCACCGCACCACGCTGCTGTTCCAGGACATGGCGAACCGCCTCGCCGGGCGTGGCGAAGTGAAGAAGCCGAGCCGATCATTGTTCGGACCGCTGCTGAAGAAGCTCAAGGGCAGAACGGGTCGCGGCTCAGCCCCGCATCGCAAGGCGTCCTAA
- a CDS encoding tetratricopeptide repeat protein: MSKRSSVASSPARYLFSALLMLALGGCQTTSLEDVTGALGGKSETAGKADPKPDMDALRERYRAKPGDPEVALEYGKALRGTGQRAQAVAVMEQAVLNHPNNKALLAGYGRALADSGNFQQAFDVFGRAHSPEDPDWRILSAQGAALDQLGRNEEAQQYYASALKIVPEEPQVLSNLGLSYMLQNNLQRAEQVLGRAHQRNQNDARIRANLALVLGLQGREAEAEILVKADLPPDQAAAKVTALRQLLAKKQQRADK, translated from the coding sequence ATGTCCAAGCGTTCGTCCGTTGCCTCTTCCCCGGCGAGATATCTGTTCTCCGCGCTTCTGATGCTAGCCCTCGGCGGCTGCCAGACCACGAGCCTGGAGGACGTCACCGGCGCGCTCGGCGGCAAGTCGGAAACGGCTGGCAAGGCCGACCCGAAGCCCGACATGGACGCGCTTCGCGAGCGCTATCGCGCCAAGCCCGGTGATCCCGAGGTCGCTCTCGAATACGGCAAGGCACTGCGCGGGACCGGCCAGCGCGCCCAGGCCGTCGCGGTGATGGAGCAGGCCGTGCTCAACCATCCCAACAACAAGGCGCTGCTCGCCGGCTACGGCCGGGCGCTCGCCGACAGCGGCAATTTCCAGCAGGCTTTCGACGTGTTCGGCCGCGCGCATTCGCCCGAGGATCCGGACTGGCGCATCCTGTCGGCGCAAGGCGCGGCGCTCGACCAGCTCGGCCGCAACGAGGAAGCCCAGCAATATTATGCGAGCGCGCTGAAGATCGTGCCCGAAGAGCCGCAGGTTCTGTCCAATCTCGGCCTGTCCTACATGCTGCAGAACAATCTGCAGCGGGCCGAACAGGTCCTCGGGCGCGCCCATCAGCGTAATCAGAACGACGCGCGGATCCGCGCCAATCTCGCGCTCGTGTTGGGATTGCAGGGCCGCGAAGCCGAGGCTGAAATCCTTGTGAAGGCAGATTTGCCGCCGGACCAGGCCGCGGCCAAGGTCACGGCGCTGCGGCAGTTGCTGGCGAAGAAGCAGCAGCGGGCGGACAAGTAG
- a CDS encoding PilZ domain-containing protein: MLANRRRSERRVCSRLAKIHLGAGSLPRDCTITDISDGGVKVVAEFLEVPPQFTIIFAPDYSRQCRLRWRIGCEFGAEFTD; the protein is encoded by the coding sequence ATGCTTGCAAATCGCCGGAGAAGCGAACGTCGGGTGTGCAGCCGGCTCGCCAAGATTCACCTTGGCGCGGGCTCGCTGCCGCGGGACTGCACCATCACGGATATCTCGGATGGCGGCGTGAAGGTGGTGGCGGAGTTTCTGGAGGTGCCGCCGCAATTTACCATCATCTTCGCGCCCGACTATTCCCGCCAGTGCCGCCTGCGTTGGCGCATCGGCTGCGAATTCGGTGCCGAGTTCACCGATTGA
- a CDS encoding CpaD family pilus assembly protein, with the protein MTKTIADRRRNLRIALALTGLSVLLGACNTTGEIVTQTVPTDYRQRHPIAVQEAKKSIVIFVGKARGGLSAAQHADVAGIARDWVGEGTGSVVVDVPVDTANSRAAAATYHEIRSVLASGGVPSRAIVQHPYRPEDPGLLPTIRLSYSKIAAVAGPCGLWPEDVGPNILDPGYNENRPYFNLGCASQRNLAAMIDNPADLEQPRAETPAYTARRDIAFERYRKGSTTATTYPEADKAKLSDTGR; encoded by the coding sequence ATGACGAAGACGATCGCCGATCGACGTCGCAACCTGCGGATCGCGCTGGCACTGACGGGTCTTTCCGTCCTGCTCGGCGCTTGCAACACGACCGGTGAGATCGTCACCCAGACGGTGCCGACCGACTATCGCCAGCGTCACCCGATCGCGGTGCAGGAAGCCAAGAAGTCGATCGTGATCTTCGTCGGCAAGGCCCGAGGCGGCCTCTCGGCCGCCCAGCACGCGGACGTCGCGGGCATCGCCCGGGACTGGGTCGGTGAAGGCACCGGCTCCGTCGTCGTCGACGTGCCGGTCGACACCGCGAACTCGCGCGCCGCGGCGGCGACCTACCACGAAATCCGCTCCGTGCTCGCCTCCGGCGGCGTACCGTCGCGCGCCATCGTCCAGCATCCCTATCGCCCCGAGGATCCCGGACTGCTGCCGACCATCCGCCTGAGCTATTCCAAGATCGCCGCGGTCGCCGGTCCCTGCGGGCTGTGGCCTGAAGACGTCGGTCCGAACATCCTCGACCCCGGCTACAACGAGAACCGGCCGTACTTCAATCTGGGCTGCGCCAGCCAGCGCAATCTCGCGGCCATGATCGACAACCCCGCCGACCTCGAGCAGCCGCGGGCCGAGACACCCGCCTACACCGCCCGGCGCGACATCGCCTTCGAACGCTACCGCAAGGGCTCGACGACCGCGACCACCTATCCCGAGGCCGACAAGGCCAAACTCAGCGACACCGGCAGATGA